CAGGATACTTGTGAGCAATTGAACTGCACTTTTAATTTTATTGGTGTGTTTAATGATATTAGCCTTATCATCCGGTCGTTCGGAATACTTTTCAATCAGAGAAGCCGAAAGCTGAACCGAGCTTAAAGGTGTCCGGAACTCATGCGAGGCCATGGACACAAACCGTGATTTCAGCTGGTTAAGTTCAATTTCTTTTTCCAAAGACTTTGAGACTTCTGCTTTCGCTTTTTCAAGTTCAGATACCAGCGAGATCAGGTCGCGTGTACGCTCACTTACTTTATGTTCAAGTTCGGCTGAATGTTGCTTGAGCATATCCTCGGCAGCTTTCTCACGCGATAAATCGTGAATAAAGCCAGTAAAGATATTCTTATCTTTTAACCAAACCTCACTGACTGCCAAGCGGAATGGAAATGTTTCTCCATTTTTCTTTAAGCCCATCACTTCACGACCGATTCCGATAATTTTCTTGTGGCCTGTGGTTTGGTAATTATGCAGATAACCATCGTGATTACCACGATCAGGTTCAGGCATTAACATGGAGATATTGTGTCCGATCACTTCTTCAGCCTGATAACCGAACAATTCCAAGGCAGCAGGGTTAATGCTTTCCACATTCCCCCTGTTGTCTATGGTAATTATTCCATCAATAGCGTGATCTATTATAGCAGCTAAAAGCCTTCCACCGTCCATGATCGTTGCTTATTTTACCAGTTTCTTGTATTTAATACGGTGCGGTGTCACGTCACCAACACGTTTTCTACGGTTTTCTTCATATTCAGTGTAGTTACCTTCAAAGAAATAAACCTGTGAATCCCCTTCAAAAGCAAGGATATGTGTACAGATACGATCCAGGAACCATCTATCGTGGGAGATCACAACGGCACAACCGCCGAAATTCTCCAAGCCTTCTTCCAGTGCCCGTAAGGTATTTACATCAATATCATTGGTCGGCTCATCAAGTAAGAGCACATTTGAGCCTTCTTTGAGTGTAATAGCCAAGTGAACACGGTTACGTTCTCCACCGGAAAGTACACCTACTTTCTTTTGTTGATCAGCACCGTTAAAATTAAATTTGGAAACGTAAGCTCTTGAGTTTACCGAGCGATTGCCCAGCATCATATTGTCGCTGCCACCCGTAATATTTTCCCAAACCGATTTTTCAGGATCGAGGTCATGGTGCATTTGGTCTACGTAACCCAATTTTACTGTTTCTCCGACCTTGAACGACCCCGTGTCAGGTGTTTCCTGACCTGTAATCAGACGGAATAAGGTTGTTTTACCCGCACCGTTGGGTCCAATAATCCCTACGATACCCGCAGGCGGCAACATGAAACTCAAATTTTCAAACAAGATACGATCGCCATACGCTTTGGAAATATTAGTTGCCTCAATGACCGAATTACCTAAACGTGGTCCCGGTGGAATAAACAATTCCAATTTTTCTTCGCGTTCTTTCGTTTCCTCAGAAGCTAATTTTTCATAGTTATGCAAACGAGCTTTCGATTTGGCGTGGCGTGCTTTCGGTGCCATACGCACCCATTCCAGCTCACGTTCCAAGGTTTTTTGACGTTTGGTTTCCTGTTTTTCTTCCTGTGCCAAGCGTTTTGCTTTTTGATCTAACCAAGAAGAATAATTTCCTTTCCAAGGAATACCCTCACCGCGATCCAATTCAAGAATCCATCCGGCTACATTATCCAAGAAATAACGGTCGTGGGTAACGGCAATGACCGTTCCTTTATATTGTTTTAAATGTTGTTCTAACCAATCAATCGACTCGGCGTCCAAGTGGTTGGTCGGCTCATCCAGGAGTAATACATCAGGTTCCTGCAACAATAAGCGACATAATGCTACACGTCTGCGCTCGCCACCTGACAAATTGACAATCTTCGCATCTGGTTCGGGGCAACGTAAAGCATCCATTGCTCTTTCCAATTTCGAATCGATTTCCCAAGCGTTAGTGGCATCAATGATATCCTGAAGTTCCCCTTGTCTTGCCAACAATTTGTCCATCTCATCGGCATTTTCATACACCTCTGGCAAGCCAAATTTTTCGTTGATTTCTTCGTATTCCTGTAAGATGGCTGTAATTTCAGCGACACCTTCCTGAACGACTTCAAGAACAGTCTTTTCAAGATCCAATTGAGGTTCTTGTGCTAAATAACCCACAGAGTAACCTGGGGAGAACACCACCTCGCCTTGGTAGGACTTATCCAATCCAGCGATAATTTTTAATAGGGAAGATTTACCTGATCCGTTTAAACCGATCACACCGATCTTCGCGCCATAGAAAAAAGATAAATAGATATTTTTTAACACTTGTTTTTGAGGCGGATAGATTTTGTTGACACCCGCCATCGAAAAAATGATCTTCTCGTCTGACATAAAATTTAAAAAAATTCGAAAACTCTTATTATATTAACATACAAATGTAATCTTTTATACTGACATTTTGGACGTGTAACGGTCATGGCTTAATTGTTGATGACATTATTTAAAATAATTTTAAGGTTTGAAATGCAGAATTTACTACATTTATATATCCTTAATATAAAACAGAAAGGTATTCAATGGAAGCAAAATTTTCACCGCGCGTAAAGGATGTCATATCGTACAGTAGAGAGGAAGCTTTGAGATTGCGTCACGATTATATAGGAACGGAGCATTTATTGCTCGGATTGATTCGTGAAGGCGATGGTATGGCGATAAAGATCCTTAAAAACATAGGCATTGACACGACAGCACTACGTCAATCTGTGGAGGACGCAGTGAAGGGGGCATCGGTTTCACGCGCTCCTATTGGCAATATGCCATTAACAAAACAGGCTGAAAAAGTTTTGAAGATCACTTATTTGGAAGCTAAAATATTCAAATCGGACATCATCGGAACGGAGCATCTATTATTGGCTATCTTACGAGATGAAGATAATATTGCTTCTCAGATTTTACAACAATACAATGTGACTTACGACATCTTCAAATCTGAAGTTGAGCAAAATAGAACGACGATCAAGGACGAAGCTCCGGGCTCTCCTACCGGCGATGATGATTTTGCAGAGGATGATCAATATATCCAACCTAAAAAAGTTTCGGATATTAAATCCAAAACTCCAGTATTGGACAACTTTGGCCGTGATTTGACCAAAGCTGCCGAAGAGGGTAAATTGGATCCTATTGTAGGTCGCGAAAAAGAGATTGAGCGTGTGTCTCAAATTTTATCCCGACGCAAGAAGAACAATCCGTTGTTAATCGGTGAACCGGGAGTTGGTAAATCAGCTATTGCGGAGGGACTTGCGCTTCGCATTGTCCAACGCAAGGTATCGCGTGTACTCTTCAATAAGCGTGTAGTTACATTGGATCTAGCTTCATTGGTTGCCGGGACGAAATATCGCGGTCAATTTGAAGAACGTATGAAAGCGGTTATGAATGAACTGGAGAAATCACCGGATGTCATCTTATTTATCGATGAGATTCACACCATCGTTGGTGCAGGTGGCGCTTCAGGATCGTTAGATGCTTCCAATATGTTCAAACCAGCCTTGGCAAGAGGAGAAATCCAATGTATTGGTGCAACAACATTGGACGAATATCGTCAATACATTGAAAAAGATGGTGCTTTGGACCGTCGTTTCCAACGTGTAACGATTGAACCGGCTACACATGACGAAACAGTTGAAATATTGAATCGTATCAAAGAGAAATATGAGGATCACCACAACGTGACCTACACTCCAGAAGCGATTGAAGCCTGTGTGTCGTTAACAACACGTTACATTACAGACAGGTTCTTACCAGATAAGGCTATTGATGCTTTGGATGAGGCAGGCTCTCGCGTGCACTTAAACAATATTCATGTACCGCAGTCCATTATTGACATTGAGAATAAAATTGAAGAGGTCAAATTGGAAAAGAACAAAGTCGTTCGTAGTCAAAAATACGAAGAGGCTGCCAAATTGCGTGATACGGAGAAAAAATTGATCGAGGAGCTCGAGAAAGAAAAAATCGCTTGGGAAGAAGAGACGAAGTCTAAACGCTATACTGTTTCAGAAGAAAATGTTGCTGAAGTAGTGGCCATGATGACAGGTATTCCAGTACAACGTGTTAGTCAGACAGACAGTCAAAAGCTGTTGAATATGGCTGAGTTGATGAAGGGAAGAATCATTGGTCAAGATGACGCTGTAGGTAAATTGGTGAAAGCTATTCAACGTACCCGTGCGGGCTTGAAGGATCCTAAAAAACCAATCGGGTCATTTATCTTCTTAGGTCCTACTGGGGTTGGTAAAACAGAGTTGGCTAAAGAATTAGCACGATTTATGTTTGATACCGAGGATGCACTGATCCAAATTGACATGAGTGAGTACATGGAGAAATTCGCGGTATCTCGCTTGGTTGGAGCGCCTCCAGGATATGTTGGTTATGAAGAAGGTGGTCAATTGACTGAGAAAGTACGTCGTAAACCTTATGCAGTTGTTTTATTGGATGAGATCGAGAAAGCTCACCCGGATGTCTTTAACCTCTTATTACAGGTATTAGACGAAGGCCAATTGACAGATAGTTTGGGTCGTAAAGTAGACTTCAGAAATACCATTATCATCATGACTTCTAATATTGGTGCACGCCAATTGAAGGAATTTGGTCAAGGTGTTGGTTTCACCACTGCGGCAAAATCACAACAATCTGATGCGCATTCACGTGGAGTTATTGAAACAGCATTAAAAAGAGCTTTTGCTCCAGAATTTTTGAATCGTATTGACGATGTGATTGTCTTCAACTCGTTGACAAAAGAAAATATCTTCAAAATCATCGATATTGAATTGAAATCATTATTCAAAAGAATTGCAGATTTGGGTTATACGATCAATTTGACGGAGGAGGCAAAAGACTTCATCGCGGATAAAGGTTATGACAGTAATTTTGGCGCACGTCCACTAAAACGAGCAATCCAGAAATATTTGGAAGATCCGATTGCAGAAGAAATCCTTAAAGGAAATGTACAAACCGGTTCAGTTTTGACTGTGAGTATTAACCCTGAAACCAAAGATATTGAGGTTTCTAGCTCAGACTCTAAGTCTTCAAAAGACACAGCTGAGAAGTAAAGCTAAGCTGTATCCAAAAATAATTTCAACAAAATGCACCTTTATGGTGCATTTTTTGTTGTAATGAAAGGTGACGTTAAACTTTCATATCATTTTATCGTCCTATAATAAAAAATTGTCACAAATAACACGAACAATATGAAAAGACTTTTATTAGCAGCATTAATTGGAACCGCAGCCTTGGTTTCATTTTCTTCTTGTAAGAAAGAGTATGTTACGAACTATCTTCCTGGCGTTACCTATGTGACACCAGTTCCTTCGAGTGGGTGGGAAAGAGACAAAAATAATTCATTTAATTTTGTTCATACATTAAAATTTGATGAATTGGATGCTAAGTATTTTGACTATGGTCATGTGGGAGTAGCAATAACCTTCAACTATGATGCCAGCCAAGGACACGCAACATCATACACAAATATTCCAGCTGAATATATCGGAAACTACAGTTATACTGTGGACTATGAAGTTGGCTATGTAATCATTTATGCATCTTATGTTGGAACTCCTCCTGTTAACGGAACTCCTCCTCCACCTCCAAATATGTATGCAAAAGTAACATTGACAGACGCCGATAACGGTGGAAATTAATTCATAAATAAATTCAATCATGAAAACATATTCAATTTATTCTATTTTATTTATAGTTATAGGTTTAATAGGGAATCCGGTCTGCGGATTTTCATCCAATAAAAAGCTTGCCGTAAAAAAAGAACCTATTAAAAACATTACTAGTGATGTACAACCAATTTCTGGTAATTTAATATATGTTTATATGCAACCCTTAGTAAATAAAGGGGATAGGTATCCTTATGATGGTAAAGCTATCACTGCCCCAGAAGTAAGGTTTTACCTCTACGAGGATAATAGTGGTTATAGTAAAACAATAGCACCTGCAGGTTTCACATTATATGTTGAATACAGTTATAAGAAAGGAAATGGCACTGCAACTGGGAGTAATGTGATAAATATGTCTGGTAAAAGCTCTATTTCTTTCCCTTTATCTTATTTTACTGCCTCAGATGATAATCAAATTTCCAACTGGAATATAACTCTGGTTGCTAAACCAAATTACGAACAAATAAACTGGGGTAATATTGGTCGATAAATTATTTTAGCTGGCAAAGATTACATGGAGACACCATTTCACTATCAATTATGAGATGGTGTCTCTTTTTTTACTCGCAGTTTTGCTATTTGGTTGAGTAACTTTAATCCTGTAACCAATAAACAATATATTTCAGTGTAGAAATTAAGTATATTCTTTTTACCTTAATGAATTACGATTCTAATAAATATTATCCTTTCAGCAATAATTCCGCATGCTCCAGTGCTGCATCCGTTGGATTGGTCCCACTGAGCATCTGAGCAATTTCCCTCACTCTCCCTTCCTGATCTAATCGAACAATGTTAGAGATTGTCCGATTGGCATTATCTTCCTTGTACACTTTATAATGCGCTGCTCCCTTCGCTGCAATCTGGGGCAAATGAGAAATAGCGATGACCTGCATGTTCTCCGCTAACTTTTCCATCACCTCCCCGACACGCAACGCGACCTCACCAGAGATCCCGGTATCTATTTCATCAAAAATAATGGTCGGCAATGCAGAGGTCTTAGCAACCAATGACTTAATCGCCAACATCACCCTGGAGAGCTCTCCGCCAGAGGCAACCCGATGAATGGATTGCAAAGCCTGTCCTTTATTGGCAGAGAACAAAAACTGAATTGCATCAATCCCTGATTCCCGCATATCTCCGTCCTTTAATGGTTCAAGACTAATTTGCAGCAGAGCATTGGGCATCCCTACATTTGTCAAGGTAGCCTGCACATCCTTTGCAATCAACGCTAACACCTTTTTTCTTGCTACCGAAAGTTCTTCTGCATTTTTCCGGGCAGTGGCTAGTTTAGCTACAACCTCTTTCTCCAGTCGTTCCAATTGCTCATCCGAAGAATTTATGGCAAACAGCTTGGATTCAAGATCGTCACGCAATTGAATCAACTCTTCGACGGAGTCCACATGGTGTTTTTTCTGTAAGGAATACAATAGGCTTAGGCGTTCATTGATATCCAGCAGAGTACCCTCGTCTATTTGCGTATCTTCCTCAAGGGAGCTCAGCTCCGCGGCAACGTCTTTCAGCTCAATCCATGTACTCTTTAATCGCGCAGCCAAATCTGCTGCCTCAGGCAAAAATGAAGCAATTCCTTCCACTTGGGTCATCGCCTCTTTCAATCGGCTTAAAACTGCTGTATCATCGTTTTCCAAAAGATGTGATGCCCCTACCAGCCCACGCTTGATGTCCTCTGCGTTTTCCAGCTGCCGTTGCTGTATTTCAAGCTGTACCTGCTCGTCTTCTACCAATCGGGCTGCATCAAGTTCATCAAACTGAAACTGAAAATAGTCCTGCTCAATAGCGGCTTTCTTGACCATTTCCTTAAACTCTTCGAGTTCTTTTTTCGCCTTCTTGTAAGCGAAAA
The DNA window shown above is from Sphingobacterium thalpophilum and carries:
- a CDS encoding PAS domain-containing sensor histidine kinase — translated: MDGGRLLAAIIDHAIDGIITIDNRGNVESINPAALELFGYQAEEVIGHNISMLMPEPDRGNHDGYLHNYQTTGHKKIIGIGREVMGLKKNGETFPFRLAVSEVWLKDKNIFTGFIHDLSREKAAEDMLKQHSAELEHKVSERTRDLISLVSELEKAKAEVSKSLEKEIELNQLKSRFVSMASHEFRTPLSSVQLSASLIEKYSERPDDKANIIKHTNKIKSAVQLLTSILNDFLSLEKLEAGIVVMNKQYINLVELAEEITEEMQLICKKNQHIVYQHTGEIGHFTLDPNLLKNALVNLISNAIKYSGEDTLIEFTTCIDDEGCLISVKDNGIGIPEEDQVHLFEPFFRAHNTGNIPGTGLGLNIVKRYIELMAGQMEFESEVHKGTSFRVRFKESVVDK
- the ettA gene encoding energy-dependent translational throttle protein EttA, with translation MSDEKIIFSMAGVNKIYPPQKQVLKNIYLSFFYGAKIGVIGLNGSGKSSLLKIIAGLDKSYQGEVVFSPGYSVGYLAQEPQLDLEKTVLEVVQEGVAEITAILQEYEEINEKFGLPEVYENADEMDKLLARQGELQDIIDATNAWEIDSKLERAMDALRCPEPDAKIVNLSGGERRRVALCRLLLQEPDVLLLDEPTNHLDAESIDWLEQHLKQYKGTVIAVTHDRYFLDNVAGWILELDRGEGIPWKGNYSSWLDQKAKRLAQEEKQETKRQKTLERELEWVRMAPKARHAKSKARLHNYEKLASEETKEREEKLELFIPPGPRLGNSVIEATNISKAYGDRILFENLSFMLPPAGIVGIIGPNGAGKTTLFRLITGQETPDTGSFKVGETVKLGYVDQMHHDLDPEKSVWENITGGSDNMMLGNRSVNSRAYVSKFNFNGADQQKKVGVLSGGERNRVHLAITLKEGSNVLLLDEPTNDIDVNTLRALEEGLENFGGCAVVISHDRWFLDRICTHILAFEGDSQVYFFEGNYTEYEENRRKRVGDVTPHRIKYKKLVK
- a CDS encoding ATP-dependent Clp protease ATP-binding subunit, giving the protein MEAKFSPRVKDVISYSREEALRLRHDYIGTEHLLLGLIREGDGMAIKILKNIGIDTTALRQSVEDAVKGASVSRAPIGNMPLTKQAEKVLKITYLEAKIFKSDIIGTEHLLLAILRDEDNIASQILQQYNVTYDIFKSEVEQNRTTIKDEAPGSPTGDDDFAEDDQYIQPKKVSDIKSKTPVLDNFGRDLTKAAEEGKLDPIVGREKEIERVSQILSRRKKNNPLLIGEPGVGKSAIAEGLALRIVQRKVSRVLFNKRVVTLDLASLVAGTKYRGQFEERMKAVMNELEKSPDVILFIDEIHTIVGAGGASGSLDASNMFKPALARGEIQCIGATTLDEYRQYIEKDGALDRRFQRVTIEPATHDETVEILNRIKEKYEDHHNVTYTPEAIEACVSLTTRYITDRFLPDKAIDALDEAGSRVHLNNIHVPQSIIDIENKIEEVKLEKNKVVRSQKYEEAAKLRDTEKKLIEELEKEKIAWEEETKSKRYTVSEENVAEVVAMMTGIPVQRVSQTDSQKLLNMAELMKGRIIGQDDAVGKLVKAIQRTRAGLKDPKKPIGSFIFLGPTGVGKTELAKELARFMFDTEDALIQIDMSEYMEKFAVSRLVGAPPGYVGYEEGGQLTEKVRRKPYAVVLLDEIEKAHPDVFNLLLQVLDEGQLTDSLGRKVDFRNTIIIMTSNIGARQLKEFGQGVGFTTAAKSQQSDAHSRGVIETALKRAFAPEFLNRIDDVIVFNSLTKENIFKIIDIELKSLFKRIADLGYTINLTEEAKDFIADKGYDSNFGARPLKRAIQKYLEDPIAEEILKGNVQTGSVLTVSINPETKDIEVSSSDSKSSKDTAEK
- the recN gene encoding DNA repair protein RecN, whose translation is MLDTLHIRNYALINELEIQFDKGLNMITGETGAGKSIIMGALSLILGNRAEGKHFFDPSKKCVIEGEFNIGSYQLLSFFEENDLEYADHTIIRREISPDGKSRAFINDSPVTLTILKALGEQLIDVHSQHATLQINTEDFQFLVVDSVAGSFGLKQNYRASFFAYKKAKKELEEFKEMVKKAAIEQDYFQFQFDELDAARLVEDEQVQLEIQQRQLENAEDIKRGLVGASHLLENDDTAVLSRLKEAMTQVEGIASFLPEAADLAARLKSTWIELKDVAAELSSLEEDTQIDEGTLLDINERLSLLYSLQKKHHVDSVEELIQLRDDLESKLFAINSSDEQLERLEKEVVAKLATARKNAEELSVARKKVLALIAKDVQATLTNVGMPNALLQISLEPLKDGDMRESGIDAIQFLFSANKGQALQSIHRVASGGELSRVMLAIKSLVAKTSALPTIIFDEIDTGISGEVALRVGEVMEKLAENMQVIAISHLPQIAAKGAAHYKVYKEDNANRTISNIVRLDQEGRVREIAQMLSGTNPTDAALEHAELLLKG